In a genomic window of Hyphomicrobiales bacterium:
- the purU gene encoding formyltetrahydrofolate deformylase: MTSYTLTVTCPTTRGIVAAISAYLADNGCNIIDSAQFDDLRTGNFFMRVGFKSETGATAETLTEGFAETAKKFDMDFTFHDASQRIKVLLMVSRFGHCLNDLLYRWRIGALPIDIVGVISNHLDYQKVVVNHDIPFHYIKVTKDTKPQAEAQQMAIIEETGAELVVLARYMQVLSDAMCQKMSGRIINIHHSFLPSFKGANPYKQAYERGVKLIGATSHYVTADLDEGPIIEQDIVRVSHAQNPDDYVSLGRDVESQVLARAIHAHIHHRVFLNGNKTVVFPAGPGAYASERMG, translated from the coding sequence ATGACGTCCTACACCCTTACGGTCACCTGCCCGACGACGCGCGGCATCGTTGCAGCAATCTCGGCCTATCTTGCCGACAATGGCTGCAACATCATCGACAGTGCGCAGTTCGACGACCTTCGCACCGGCAATTTCTTCATGCGGGTCGGCTTCAAGAGCGAAACCGGCGCGACTGCGGAAACGCTGACCGAGGGCTTCGCCGAAACTGCGAAAAAGTTCGATATGGACTTCACCTTCCATGACGCCTCGCAGCGGATAAAAGTGCTGCTGATGGTCTCGCGCTTCGGCCACTGCCTGAACGATCTGCTCTATCGCTGGCGGATCGGTGCGCTGCCGATCGACATCGTCGGCGTGATCTCCAATCACCTCGATTATCAGAAGGTTGTCGTCAATCACGACATCCCGTTCCACTACATCAAAGTGACCAAGGACACGAAACCGCAGGCCGAAGCGCAGCAGATGGCGATCATCGAAGAGACCGGCGCCGAGCTGGTCGTGCTTGCGCGTTACATGCAGGTGCTGTCGGATGCGATGTGCCAGAAGATGTCCGGGCGCATCATCAACATCCACCACTCGTTCCTGCCGAGCTTCAAGGGCGCCAACCCCTACAAGCAGGCCTATGAGCGCGGCGTGAAGCTGATCGGGGCGACGTCGCACTATGTGACTGCCGATCTCGACGAAGGGCCGATCATCGAGCAGGACATCGTTCGGGTCAGCCATGCGCAGAACCCGGACGACTATGTCTCGCTCGGGCGCGATGTGGAAAGCCAGGTGCTCGCCCGCGCCATCCACGCGCATATCCACCACCGCGTTTTCCTCAATGGCAACAAGACGGTGGTATTCCCGGCCGGACCGGGGGCGTACGCATCCGAGCGAATGGGGTAG